In Pagrus major chromosome 23, Pma_NU_1.0, the genomic window atcctcttcgCTAATGTCAGTTTGAAAGTAGCTAAGGTCTTCAGAAAAGCACTCAAGTGCATGATCCAGGCTCTCCCGTAATCCTTTCAACTGCTGATGAAACCTCTGCCACGGTTCTTTGACCTCTGTTGGTATGTAGTCTGTTAGCAAGTACTTCAGCAACTCTGATTTTCCTGTATTGTTTAAGAAAACATCTACTTCAGACAGGAATTTTAGCAGCCTGCAGCCAACATCTACTTCCCCCTGGTACGAACTGTTCAGGATCACAGTCTCTTTCTTTGGCGTTTTCTCTGAGGCCCGAAAGGCAGAAATTCCTTTAAGTGCAGTGCTTATGATTTCAATTGCCTCTTCAGGGgatgcttttttcccctctagGCTGTCATACAAGTGGTAAAACCACCACTTGTAAACTTTTCCCAGGGTGTCAAGGACAAATGTATCATATGGAAGAAGAGATTTTGCTTGCTCTGCCCATTCTAGGGCCTCTTCAAATCTCCCAGCTGTGTAAAGTAACCGGGCAAGCTGTTGTGCCACGTATGCATCTTTTCCCAAAGCTATGTGAGCTTTTTTCATGAGTTCAACAGCTAACTGAAGACCATCTCTTTCTATGACATGCTCAATAAGGGGGGAAAACGCTGAGTCTTCTGGATCCCCTCTGCTCTTTTTGTTACGTCTGATGAAAAGAGCTCTGATGAACTTCAGGAAGTCATCACGGTCGAACCTATGATTCATAAGTACCCTGTCACTGATGAGATCCATGGCAATATCGCTCTGAGGAAAATTTGCAGACAGCTGGCTCAGAATTTCCTTCGCCACCAGTGGATGAATAATTCGTATCGATGAGATGTGTGTTGAAACTTCTTTAAGGTGGATGAAGATAAGCCTAGCTTCATCACTGAGATGATCCACAAATGCATGATACCAAGTTTTGTCATGGGTGGCTATGCCAAGAGATGCCTCACAGTGTGATACAGATATGTATGAATCTTCGACATAGGAATTCAAGAGAGCCACAAATCTTATGAGGCGAGTGATTGGTGATGAATGATCAATATTGCTTAGTCTTCTTTTCACAAAATCCTGAATGTAACTTGGCTGAAAGCCTTTACTCATCAGCACAAATGTGAGGATGTATTTTGTGTCCATTTGAAGTTTGAGTTCCTCAATTTTTTTTGAGATGAATTGCTTCTCTGCATCTTTGAGCTCATGTGTGACTGCTACTGTTTGAGATGGTGATGCTCTGCACATTCCTTCTGGATCATTTGACCTGTTGCAGATGAGGAGGATAAAGCACAGCACAGAGGGGCTAATTTTTTTGGTTGTAATGACATTTCCAAACTCCCGTCTGAGATCATCTATGTAATCTGCTTTGCGGTCCTCCAAGAGCAAGAGCACTGGcagacagttgtttttgtctttttcgtCATGTTCTCTCAGTCTCACTGCGTGCTCACACACAGTTGTGATTTCCTTACTCTGTTTCACAACCGCACATCGTACTTTTTCTTTCCAGCTCCAGAGGATCTGTCGTGCTACTGTACTTCCACCGCTGCCAGGATGATGATATATGTTCACACTCTCAATGGGACGTATGTCTTTGGCACGATGTACTATATCGTCCAGGATTGTGCTTGCCTCTTTATAGGCATCCTTCTTTATGATGTTTCCACACctttgtttgtcagcaagccAGAAATTGATCCAGTCTATCTTTCCCCCTCGATAGAAATACATCTCAATCTGTTGGATTTCGTCCTCACTCATGATCTCCACTTTTGTTTCATCACACTGGTCAACACTGATGATTTCCAAAGAATCTAGCATAGCCTCGTCAACTGACTTCATGAAGCATAGTCCTCTGTTGAAGACTGGCAATGTCCTTGTGGTTGGACTCTTCAAGAGCTGAATGCTTTGAACTGTGGCATCCACATGAGTCAGTGGCATTTCAACAATGCTGATGTTGTTGAGTGCAGACATGTCACAAGACACCTGGGCAAGACTTGACCACTTTTTGTAGTTTTCCTTTGACTCTGATATGACTGTCAAATAATCATGTCCATTCATCTCAGCATAGAATTCATGGAACGTCTCCACAAGTGGCTGCTCAACATCAGACATGAGCAGGAAGAGGACTACAAATGAACATCTGGGAAGTATGTCATTGCAGATGAGAGACACCGcctttttcagtttcttcttttttgttttgatccaGGTTTTTTCACCACAGGTTTCCTCTCCACCGGGGAAGTTATTTCTTCCATTGCAGAAAATCCAGCTTGTTCTCTCAAAAAGCTTCAGAGAATCAATAAATTCAGTGGTTTTCAGTCCATCTCTATTTTCATAGTCATCAAGAAAGTGAAGGGTTACAGCCTTCTGCTCCTCATATTTACCACAAAGACCAGATGTCTTTGAGTCAGGgtcaaagtcaaacacacagaataGATTCATGTGAAGCAAGAAGCTTATGCTGGTGAGATGCTGAGGCTGAAATTTGTTGGTCACTATTATGTAATGAAGAGAGTCGTCCATATGTGTTCTCCCACATGTTAAGAGGATGCAGAGTTTCCTTTTTTGATCCTCTCTGTAGTCACCAGCTGTTTGATTGCTGGAAGATtctgcctcttctctctctttgtctttctcactCAGTTGTTGAATGAAACGAACAAGGTCATCATCAGGTATGCTTGGTGTGTTAGCTCCTACTCTGCAGTAAGGAACTTTCTTTTCATAGATGACTTTTGTTCTCTCCTCGGAGAATTTGGGGATACCAACACTGTATAGCTTATTTTTAACAATGGTTGCTTTTGGGACAATATCATATTCAATGACACATGTTTTCTCCATATTCTCAGTAGCTTCCTTGTCAACGACCTCAATGAATCTGGGGTTCCTTATGCACTTCCTGGCATCTAATTGATGATTTGAGTCTTTGAAACAGCTTTCAATGTAGTCTAGTGCATCAACAAAATCCTCTCGACTCCTGTCAGGGACTCCTATAATTTCACCATGCTGATGTTTGCCTCTTATTTTATCCATAATCCCAAAATGAATTGTCCCATTGGTTCGCATATTCATGCATGCACATGCAAATCTTAACACCTCATATGCAACTTTTGTTTTTAGCCTTGTTGAGTCTAGTTTGTGTGCATTCTCGAGAGACTTGTATTCATGACATGGAAGAATCAGGTTCTCAGTTCCAGTCTCTGGAGGCAGCACATTGTGTTTGACATAGCTGCAGTTTTTACCTTGCTGGTCAAAGTTTGCATAGTCACAGACAGATAAAGTTTCTCCTGTAGAAGTTGAGGTTTTATTGCATTCCATAGGACTATCTTCCCTCTCTGCACTGTCAGAAGGTTTTTCTGAAGGGGTTGGTGGGTCCTGTTCTAGATGTAacaccttttcttttgtctcatttctacttttaccaCTTAAAACTCTTCCTTTCTTTAGTTTGTTTGGTTCTGGCATTAAAAGTTCATCTCTTTTCTTGAGTAGGTGTTCAATTTGGCCACCTCTCATTTCAATTGTCGTGCTAAGGTAGTTCCTCTGTAGAGATCTGAGAACTGGTCctgtcacctcctcctcctccagtttcaTTATGTACTTCTCTTTTATTCCAATGCTTCTCAACCAGGAGCCCACATGAGATTCTGTCCATCTGTCACAGGACAGATCTTGCCACCCTGttgaacaattttttttaaatcaagtgtCATTAAAAAGAGCGATTTAATGCATCTTTGATCATTTCACTGTGAATGTAAGAGCCCTTTcctataaataataaataatatgtatatatatatatatatatatatatatatatagatatatatatatatatatatatatatatatatatatatatatatatatatatatatatatagatagatagatagatagatagatagatagatagatagatagatagatagatagatagatagatagatagatagatagatagatagatagattttacTGTACTCTGCTTGCAAATGTAAATTATGTTATgccatttaatatatttaatatacatATTAAAATGTAGTTTCTTGGCCATGTTAATGTAGGATGTGCtttcaagtttgttttattggatAACGCTTTAATTTATGGATGTTATGCTTCAGATTTGTCCACGAGTCTGTCCTGCTATTGGGCTGTTGGAGTTGCGCTGTGCAAGTTAAGCTTTAATAAAGCAGGATGTGAATTACTTTTTCTGACTGTAGATGGTAGACTTCTTCTGGTAGAAAATCTCTTTAAGCATAAGGTCAGTTTAGATAATCCATCATCAGGGCCGGCCCTTGACATCTAGAGGCCCTAAGCAGGATACGTTTTGGGTGCCCTGCTTTGCCGTGGATAGACTGTTTAGTATTCATAGAACCAGACACTGTATGCAATTACATATAGTCAACTTACCAGCTGTTGAGTTGTCCTTGGTAGCTGAACCAGGAGTTGCAGTGGAGTCACCCCCAGCTGCCATATGGACTGAAGATGTGTCAGCTTGATTTTGGCATGATGATGGGCCTggtatgaaataaaaacatgagaaaatgaaaaaatgagaaGTGCTGCACAGGGTCAAtgcaaaagatgaaaaaaaaatcaggtgcaCCTAAAGGATGGGGCcaaaaaatcatataaaaatcaaacaaacacttACTGTCCAACTTACCGGCAAAAATAGTGTGATGTGacaaataaatttaaaaatcctttattgAAACATGGAAAACGCCAACACATTTAGAATCAACCGACTCGACCGGTTCAATTGAAACATGTTGGTTTTTTGTCAGCAAGTTGGTGTTCGTTTTATTTTCATCTAATTAGttgtgaatatttgtttttattaattttgaagtctgttattttaaagcattATCTTTATAAGTCATTATATATAATCATTATAACTAAAACCATATATGAGGTcaatttaatgtaaacaaagaCATTATTAATTGACCATTGGAAACATAGTTAACTTACCAGCATCATCTGTTGAGGTGTCCTCAATAGCTGAACTAGGAGTTCGACTGGAGCCATCTTCAGCTGCTGTGTGGGACAAAAATAGAACATGCATAACATGCAgactaaataaaacacaatatataaaaaaataaagtacaagaaGACAACACATGAATTGTGACTTTAAAAGTTATGTTTTATACAAGTACAAGCAGGTTTCACTATACAGGTTGCACACATAACTATTCAAAGAGAAAGCAGGATTCGGGACTGTGTGTCTGACACAGTTGTCTGCAGTACaggggccccacagggaacagtcctggccgCTTCCCTGTTCACCCTGTATactgcagacttctcccaccaaTCACCCCAccgccatctacaaaagttctctgacaactctgctatcgtcggcctcatcagggacggggacgacagagcctacagagaacttattaagGACTTCGTagactggtgccagcggaatcacctccagctcaacgccaggaagaccaaagagctggtggtggatttccgcaggcgcaaacaaccctgcacacaggtgaacatcctgggaatggacattgagatggtgacgtcttacaagtacctgggagttcacctgaacaataaactggactggactgatcacactgcagcaacatacaagaaaggtcagagcagactccatctgctgaggaagctcaggtcctttggggtgcagggggcactcctgacaactctgtggtggcatcagcctTTTTCTATGGTgcagtctgctggagcagcagcatctcggcagcagataggaagagattgataaacttatcaagaaggccagctccatcctgggatgccctcttgacccagtgcaggtggtgggagagagcaggatgatggataagctgtcatcgctgctggtgaaggagtcccaccccctgcaggtcactatcaccacactggtcagctccttcagcgataGACTGATACactccaagtgtgtgaaggagaggtatcgcagggccttccttcctgctgctgttagactgtacaaccagcactgctcccagtagacctcactgtgCACTATGCCATAAAAACCTCTACACATATCccatatacattttggtttgcactaactggacaatttttaatacccatatttattatttattatttgtaaataaagataccacactgtttataattacactgttcatattgtaaatactatgtatatacgagtcaattctatttcttatcttctcattacattgtttattttttactttttattattgtttattgtaattactgtcctttggctgctgtgacaaagaaatttccccatttgcgggataaataaaggaattctgattctgattctgcaGTGGGACATTTTCACTTGCCAGTGCTTTCATAATCTCTGGCTCCACCACCATCAAAATATTTCAGTATTGCTCCttctgaaaaatgtgtttacttatttatttaacaataaataatgCAAAGTGAAAGTTAAATCCAGGGTAATTGATATTATTTAACTATACAGCTTTAGCTTAGTAGCTTGGTGTAGCTTAGTAGCTTCTGACCTTTGCTGTATGGAGAAAGTCATTTTTGACCCTTTATAATTATACAATATACCAAAATTTGAACCACAGATGTATTTTGCATCCACAGATATATTATTGGTCATTAATAAATGGGTGATTAATCCTTCATGAATATTACAGAGAGTAGAGTCTTTTCTTTAGGTTTGACCATCATTCATACGGATAAagtttttaaccttttaatgtttttaatataaaattatGAAATTAATTGCAgtgtaatgaaaatgtaatgtatctTTATGAAAGTGGTGTCTCGCAAATTACATATACAACTGCACTCCGCTTCACATTGACATGTGAAACTAGCAGTGATAAATTTGTTGAATCAACATTATTTTACAGCGACTGGAGACAGAAATTTTAATTTTTCCTCCATAAATCTTCACTTATTCCTAATGGCACCAAATCAAGCCCTTATTTCTACAACATTATAGTGATATGCAACATTTCATACTCACTTGTCTCTGCGGAGCTGCTTTCCATTTTTATGGATGTTTCTAAGGACAGCAAGAGATTaaactttaatgtttgtttcattgtAACTTGACATGCACATTCATACTAGACCAAAGATAACTCTTACCATGTGGAGCACAAGACGGGAGCACCTATATCATTGTTGatcatttttcagtcttttgatGCCTCTGTTATGACAAAGCAGTGTTAGCAcaacttcatcttcatccttATGTGATTGAGTTTCAAAATCAGTTTGTAGTCAGTAAGGTTTATTTTCTATGTCTGAAGTCAGTTATGCATTTATGTCATATTAAGTTTTTAAGTATGGACAGTTttgtaatttgtcattttgtatTAATAACTCATGCACATGTGGTGTCAAATTACTATAACAGTAgtatcaaacaaataaatatgccGCTTCATATTAGTATTGTTAGTTATTCAGTgcacttgttttttaaatgttgtgttccAGAAATAATTAAAGTGACAGTACAAACTAGTAATTTCTTCACAtgagttcatttttttccacatgggGGCAGTAGAAACAAGCTAAGGTGCAAGACGTGTGTTAATGTTTGTAAGTAGGATAATAAGGAGACTTTAGCATGAATACTATTGTGGGTTGTTCAGTCATTTAGGGCAGTCTGCCAGACAGGTTAATAATGAGCTGCTTTAAAGACTTAAATCctaacttttacattttctttgttaagattgaaaaataaaattgtattttatatgttgGGGTTcatggaggtttttttttgaTCACGTATTAGTGAAGGAATCTAAGGAGGCTTGTTTAAAAGGCTCAATTTTCATGACACCGAcaattttgttttcataatcTTGTTGTTGTAACTGACCTAAAACACAGAGATGTACTTATTTATTATGACCTGACTGAATGTTGGTCAGAAATCCACTTACCCAGAACATTAATTGAGTCAGAACCATCCAGCCAAAGAAATGGTGGTATAATGAAAATGGTTTCCTGCAAAAATTGGAAAAGTCTTCAGTAAGTCAATAAAGCCGGATGGGAATTTTTTTTATCGATAAGTCACTACTTccatatctatctatctatctatctatctatctatctatctatatatgtatatatgtatatatatatgtatataatgtgtgtatatatatatatatatatatatatatatatatatatatatatatatatatatatatatatatatatatatatatatatatatatacatattacacatatacatataatataattaGGTATTTCTATCACAGTTATAcatcactgaaaaaagaaaaatgatatgCATCCATGTGCATGGTCCATTTTAGGATCATGCTACTGCAGAATAGATGGGATGAGTATGCCTCctccataaaactacacaaaaactttgtaatattctcCATACTGCTTGTCCGCTGaaatccaagtgtcctgaagtggcgacatccagagtttactcgaaacaacatCATTTAGCCCTGTGGTGAAGGTTTAGGGTAGAGAGCAGTCCTGCTATCTCTGTTCTCTACCCTAAACCTTCACCACAGCTCTGTTCTTCAGGACTTTATCACCTGGTGTGAGGGCGCCTGTCTCCAGCTGAACTCAACAAAGACTAAAGAGGTGATTGTGACATTCTCCAGCAAGCAGAGACAACTAGCACAGGCCATCACTACCACC contains:
- the LOC141019948 gene encoding sterile alpha motif domain-containing protein 9-like, producing MAAGGDSTATPGSATKDNSTAGWQDLSCDRWTESHVGSWLRSIGIKEKYIMKLEEEEVTGPVLRSLQRNYLSTTIEMRGGQIEHLLKKRDELLMPEPNKLKKGRVLSGKSRNETKEKVLHLEQDPPTPSEKPSDSAEREDSPMECNKTSTSTGETLSVCDYANFDQQGKNCSYVKHNVLPPETGTENLILPCHEYKSLENAHKLDSTRLKTKVAYEVLRFACACMNMRTNGTIHFGIMDKIRGKHQHGEIIGVPDRSREDFVDALDYIESCFKDSNHQLDARKCIRNPRFIEVVDKEATENMEKTCVIEYDIVPKATIVKNKLYSVGIPKFSEERTKVIYEKKVPYCRVGANTPSIPDDDLVRFIQQLSEKDKEREEAESSSNQTAGDYREDQKRKLCILLTCGRTHMDDSLHYIIVTNKFQPQHLTSISFLLHMNLFCVFDFDPDSKTSGLCGKYEEQKAVTLHFLDDYENRDGLKTTEFIDSLKLFERTSWIFCNGRNNFPGGEETCGEKTWIKTKKKKLKKAVSLICNDILPRCSFVVLFLLMSDVEQPLVETFHEFYAEMNGHDYLTVISESKENYKKWSSLAQVSCDMSALNNISIVEMPLTHVDATVQSIQLLKSPTTRTLPVFNRGLCFMKSVDEAMLDSLEIISVDQCDETKVEIMSEDEIQQIEMYFYRGGKIDWINFWLADKQRCGNIIKKDAYKEASTILDDIVHRAKDIRPIESVNIYHHPGSGGSTVARQILWSWKEKVRCAVVKQSKEITTVCEHAVRLREHDEKDKNNCLPVLLLLEDRKADYIDDLRREFGNVITTKKISPSVLCFILLICNRSNDPEGMCRASPSQTVAVTHELKDAEKQFISKKIEELKLQMDTKYILTFVLMSKGFQPSYIQDFVKRRLSNIDHSSPITRLIRFVALLNSYVEDSYISVSHCEASLGIATHDKTWYHAFVDHLSDEARLIFIHLKEVSTHISSIRIIHPLVAKEILSQLSANFPQSDIAMDLISDRVLMNHRFDRDDFLKFIRALFIRRNKKSRGDPEDSAFSPLIEHVIERDGLQLAVELMKKAHIALGKDAYVAQQLARLLYTAGRFEEALEWAEQAKSLLPYDTFVLDTLGKVYKWWFYHLYDSLEGKKASPEEAIEIISTALKGISAFRASEKTPKKETVILNSSYQGEVDVGCRLLKFLSEVDVFLNNTGKSELLKYLLTDYIPTEVKEPWQRFHQQLKGLRESLDHALECFSEDLSYFQTDISEEDEELDARDPEQVYNPRKWLTRKTAVYAAFFCDISDESDQAAENNSTDTAGPAEKLSPFQRQMTTYKLGGGNFTSILSLIYDKNPERAGKKLEKIIGMYPENLTRKCLDHRELANFIFCQIALNCTLPGSSKLLSLEKLQDLSQRFNTKGRNMSAASALFLLSLLFWPETSNELSSANTEILSSALDALQKLCWQKSQDVSQRKSKIVTHFFLAKAKGLNKIVHRTAIEKHIKGPLSERKLKWLGGEVWKTREVTQLLERVEGWTENGKLFVKGGSRDSKIRVIPRYSASLPDGNESVTFYMGFSFDGVLAYDIQVVE